TTATTGAGTGCAAAACTTTCGTTCAATGATTTAAGAAAAGGGTATTTGGTTTCTATCGTATCAATTGCGCGGTTTGAAATGCCAATCATTGTTTCTTCATCAAAAACAAAGAAAATCATATTTAAGACATATAAATCTAGGATATTCCAGTTTTCGATTTTAGAAATTCGGTGTTTCCATACAGGTATAATTATTTTTCGCGCTTCAATAATATTTCCTGTTTTAAAAGCCTCAAGAATTGAGGTAATCATTTGAATATCATCATCATTACTAATTAGTTGGCATCGTTTTAGCAAGGAATCAATCTTTTGATTTTGAGAATTATAAGCAATATTTAGAGTATCGTAAATTATTTGTTCTTTAGGGCTTAAATTATAATTATTTCGAATATAATCAAACTCTTCTTGGGTAATTCCCAGTCGCTTAATCAATAATGAAGCATTCTGATAAGATGGCTCTTCAAGTGAGTTTTCTATCTTGGATAAAGTTGTCCGATTTAATAAGTTATTGGAAAGTTCAGCTTGAGTGATTCCACGTGACTTTCTGATTTTCTGGATTGTCTCACCAAAGGTTTTCATTATTTGCCCCCTTTTTATTAGTACTAATGTGAAATAAGCCAACATTTTAATTCGCTGGGATAAATTAGGTACTATTATTTATTTGGTTAAAGGGTATAGTAACATCACTTTGTGAAATAACAGTGAATATATCCTTTATATGTCTAATGTTTAATAGAAAGAGGGCAAAAAAATGTCAATTTCAAACTTTTTTATTTTTTTAGTAGGCTTTAGTGCAATGCACTAATCATTAACAAATCTGAAACAGTACAGATATTAAATGTGTTTTCATTTATATTTAGTCAAGCGGCTTAATTTGTACTGTT
This genomic window from Lactobacillus panisapium contains:
- a CDS encoding helix-turn-helix domain-containing protein, with the protein product MKTFGETIQKIRKSRGITQAELSNNLLNRTTLSKIENSLEEPSYQNASLLIKRLGITQEEFDYIRNNYNLSPKEQIIYDTLNIAYNSQNQKIDSLLKRCQLISNDDDIQMITSILEAFKTGNIIEARKIIIPVWKHRISKIENWNILDLYVLNMIFFVFDEETMIGISNRAIDTIETKYPFLKSLNESFALNKAAILVHKRKFSEAIPDLQKACKLARATCRYDKLFLAKGRLAICQKNKEEAVKCLNTLKAMEALDVYRGLQTEIKEFADRFNEN